The sequence ATTTTTTCCTGAAATACATCGACAAGTCCTTTTAGCTGACTTTTCAAACCGGAATCGGGCCAGGCTTTATACAATTGCGAATATGCTTCGAGCAGATGTAAGTGCGTGTTCATGGTTTTGGCCGCTACACCCTTACCATCATAACCATAATGCTCCGGAGTTTTCCAGTCGCGTGTAAAAGATTCGATGTAACCGCCGTTAAGTGGATCAAAAGCTTTCTTTTCCAAGGTTCGGTACAAACGAATGGCTTGCTGCAGGCTTTCGTCTTTACCCGTGGCCTGATAATGTGCAGCCAGCCCGTAAATGGCAAAAGCTATACCGTAGCACTGTTTTTGGTCATCGAGCGGAATGCCATCAGACTGAACTGTCCAATAGGTGCCGCCAAACTCTTTATCGATAAAATAGGCGAGGAAATATTCCTGTGCCCGGTTGGCCAACTCCAGGTATGCTTCATTTTTAAAATGCATATATGCATTGGAGAAAGTCCACAATATCCGCGCATTCAGAACACAACCTTTTGGAGCCTCCGGAACGGGAGTCCCATCGTTAAGAACTGTCCCGTAAAACCCTCCGTTCGGGTCAGGCGTGTAGTTTTCCCAGAACGGCAGAATATTTTCTGTTAGGTTATTGGTAGTTTCCGAAACCAAACGAGCTGTTTTGATTTCGGAAGAAGATGTTGAACAACCGGTAACAAAAATCTGCAGGTATAAAATGCCTGCAAAAAGTATCAGGAACTTAATCATTGCTATTGGTTTACAATTGATTGATTCTTTTGTTCTTATCTTTCATGTTACAGACTTTTTAAGTAGAGCAGTATATCTACTGCTCATTATTTATTGTTCAGAAGCTGTTGCGCAGCCAAAGCTAAAAACATATAATGCGACGAGCCACCGCCAAGCACGTACTCAACCTGTTGCCACAGGTACGGAAATTCAAGCAGTTCCGGGAAATCGGGGCGAATAAGTGCCGTACCCGAAACTACACCACCCGGAATGTACGACCAGTCGGCGCGGTTTAAGCCATAGCCAACAGTTGCCGAGCGCGCACCAATTCCTGAAGCAAACGAAGAAGTGTTAGATCCCGGATGACAACCCAAAATAAAATTAAGGGCATTGTAAATGTATTCCGAACTAAAAATATCGGGGTAGGCGGTATGCAAAAAGTATTGCCTGAACCCAAAACTCTGAATATCCCACCCGGCTCCCCAAATCTTTGGACGATAGGGAATGCCGTATGGCGTTTCGGCGCCCTGTTTTTTAATTTGTTCGTAGAGGCCACTCATGGCTTCCCTGATTGCTTTGGTAAAAGCAGGATCGTTGATCTTTTTCTCGGCGCGGCCAATGTACCAGCCAACAAAACCTATGGCTTGTGTAATAAATTCGGTCTCGGAAAGAAGATAATTCTTGTAGATATCATCGCCGGTGGTAAGGTACAGCTCGGTTGCGGCGTGTATTTTGGCCGCTTTGGAGCGTCCGTTTGCATCTGTAACCTCAAATAAGGTTTTGGCACAATCAAGCGCCTGTGCGCTGAGCGTATCGTTAAAGCCTTTTAGCACGCGTGCTGTAGCAGCCATTTGAGCAGCTGTGGTCAGTTCGCGGTAAGGATTGTCTTCGGTAAACACCCAGCGGTCGTCGTCGTTGCCCGGAATGTTGTCGGTCATTGCCGCCGCATCGCCCAGCATCACATATTGGCGCAGGTTGTTGCAAATTATCCCGCGGTAAAGTCGTCCCAAAGCCCGGTATCCGCCAATTACAGTAAGTGCGCCGTTTTCAATCTGTTGCAAAATGTCGGCTTTTCCATCAGGTTGGTGGATTTCGGTAATTCGCTGGTGCTGATCGATAGAAGTTACATCATAATCTACTCCAAATGCTTCGTAAGCCAGTGCCAGAATATAAGCTTCACCAGCCTGCGATTCTACACGCAGATCGAAGTCGCCGGCATCGTGCCAGCCACCAATATTTAATCCGGGAACAACATCGCCGGGCGAATAATCCGTTAAAGTGGAGGCTCCCTGCACATATCCATCGATGTGGTTAAAATTAACCGGAGCCATTCGTGCGTCGTCCATGTGGCAGTCGTCGTGCCAAACCCGGTATTTTTCGTTTACCCGCATGTGACACATCTGAACCGGCAAGAAATATTCCAGTACAGGCTGCCAAACCCCACGGTCGTAAACCGCATCATCGATCCGAAAAACCGGAGAAGCAGCCATGCCGTAACGCACCTGGTAAAGTCCCGGAGCATCTATTTCCGAGAAATCGAATTTCAGGTAATTATAACGCAGAAACTGTCCCCATTCTTCACCGGCCTTGCTCAAAACTTCCTCTTCGCCTAAAGCGGTAATTTTGTAAAGCTGCGGATTCTCTGTTTTTTCAGTGCGTTTGTCAAGTTCAATAATCGCCGTTTTTTGTTGATTGGTATGATAGCCAACCTGCGAAGTCTGAACCACCGGTTTGTACTGCCAGTCTTCAACTACATTGGGTGTAATGATCCATTTTATGGCTTCTTTAGTTTTTCCTGCGGGAATTTCGCTGCGAACCACAAACCAGCCGTTGTTGTGATTCATACGACCATCGTATAGCTTTAAGGCAGCTCCACGGCTTTCAATGCTGAATTTGCCGTAAGGATCGTTGGGGCGTACTACAAAGTGGTGCCCCTGTGCATAAGGTTCGGCAACAATGTCGTCGGCAATAATCGGACTGTAACCTTTTCCTGCAAGATGTTCAGCTGAGGCTTTTCCGTCAGGATTAAAATTGCCCGGATGTTTAAAATTCGACGGTTCGTAACGGGTTGGCCCGTTGGGTTGCATAGGGAAACTTCCGGTTTCATCGTCCATAATCCAGGGCTTTCCGAATAATGCACCCGGAAAAAGTTCCATATTAAAACCCACTTTCACCAGGTAATTTTGCGGAACAGGCTGTTCCAGGTCAACGGTAACAATAACCGAGTTGCCTTTGCCTTCAACATTTACCGTGTAGTTTATTTGCAAATCGGGGTAAACCATCGGATTAAAGCCGGTAATGTGGCGTGATGAGTCGGGAAAACTCAACTGTGCAGTAATCGTATTTTTCTCTTGGTTCGTAACGCGGTCGTGTTGTTTCGGTACCGGTTGCCATTGTCCGGGAGTAGGTTCCAGTCGGATATCGCCATTGGTGGCAATCCGGTTTCCGTGCATAATCAGCGAAACACCGCCCTGGTGCCCTTCAGGATAAATATCGTCGAACGCCATTATGTCGACTCCCTGGTTTTGAAAATAACCGGATGAAGTAAGTTTGAATTCCTGAGCTTGGAGGATACTGGCACAGTATAATGCCAGAAAACAAAAAATGAATGATCGTTTAGTCATAATTCAGTTTTTAGGTCGTTGGTTAAAAAAATAAAAGAGAGGAGTGTCACTCTTTGGTTAACAAAGCTATGAAAAAAAATTGTAGTTATTACAATAAGTCATTTGGCACACTTTGAGTAAAATGTTTATAAAATTGACTTGTTTTATATTTAAATCAGTCTTTTTAAGTAACTATTTGGTCAGTTTTTATACAAGCCAAAGGAATTGCAGGGAGCTGATTTTATCTTCAAACAGACAAATAGTAATATCTTTGTAAAGTTGGTGCAGATACTATATTTCCTGACTTGTAGCTTCTTTTTTTGTTTCGAAATGCTTCTGGTTTTATCAGATTGAATGCATTTTTTAATTACTTCTGCTTCAATATTTGTGTTCGAAAAGATTAATCTCTTAAATTTATATTTATCAGAACGAAATATATCTATTCTTAAAATAAGATTATCTAAAATTAGAAATCATATACATGGGCATAGCGTAGTTTTGACAATTACTAACGAGCAATAAATCAAATAGTAAAAGATGAATTACGTAAAACCTTTAACTTCAACAGCACTTTCTCAATGTGCATTTCTTTTTTCTAATTTCCCACTATTTGGCGATACAGAAATAAATCGTTTCCAGATTTATAAGTTGTTATTTTGGGCATCCTCGTGATAAGGTGTTTCAAGATTTTAATGCATTAAGAAGCAATTTTTTTTGCGCTGGCTCTGGGTTAAATATTCTCGGCAGATAGGGCATTTTTTTTGACATAAAACCGTTCTGATCTAGTCTGTTCTTTCGAGAAGTATTTAAAACAAAATTACAAAAACAGGATTCAGTTGATTGCACGAAACAAGTCAATGATGTGTAAAGCTTTATTATCAGATATAACTCTTCATATTTTGAAGATTACATTAAAGTGTTGGTTCGGTAATTTGATGGCGTATTTAGCCTGAAAATTATTTGGTTTCAACACTGATTTATTCCAAATTATTAATCAAAACTATTTATTTATGAAAAAAGGCAAATTATTTCAGGTCGCACTAATGATGCTGCCTATGATGCTGTTAACTCTTTGGAGTTTCGGACAAAACGTCAATTTACAGGGAACTGTAGTTGATGATTCAGGAACTCCGATTCCGGGTGTGTCAGTTGCTGTACAAGAAACTACAATTGGTACGGTAACCGACTTTGATGGTAAGTTTAATCTGGCGGTTCCTCAGGGATCGAAAGTTCTTGTGTTTAGCTTTGTTGGGATGCTGTCTCAGGAAGTTGAAATTGGTTCGCAAACCACTTTTAACATTACAATGGAACCCGATGTGGTTGGACTCGACGAAGTTGTAGTTGTGGGTTACGGTACAATTAAAAAGAGCGACATTTCAGGTTCAGTAGCTTCTGTAAGTACTGAGGAAATGATGAAAAAAGCACCAACAAACATCGCACAAGGTTTAAAGGGAGCTGCTGCAGGGGTAATGGTTACCTCGCAAGATGGAGCCCCTGATGCGAATGCTGCAGTACGTATTCGTGGAGTTGCTACGATTAACGGATCTGCTTCTCCATTGTACGTGGTTGACGGAGTTCAGGTGGGTACTAACGCAAACTTCCTTAACCCGGCCGACATTGAAAGTATTGAAGTATTAAAAGATGCTTCAGCAACTGCTATTTATGGTGCACGTGGTGCGAATGGTGTAATCATGATTACCACTAAAAAAGGGACTAAAGGCGCTGCACGAATTGAATTTTCAGCAAACTTTGGTGCTCAAACCTTACCTTTCTCGCTTGATGTGCAAGATGCCGATAGTTATGCTGAATCGATTCGTACTGCCCGTGCTTCTGATGGAGGAGTTCCGGTATTATCGATTTGGGATACGCAATACGACGGAAAAAGAAAAACCATCGATTGGCAAAAAGAAATGACTCAGATGGCTCTTAGACAGCAATACAATCTTTCTGCATCGGGTGGTACTGAAAAAACACAGGCCAATCTATCGATAGGTTACCTTGATAATGAAGGTCTTGTTGTAAACAGCTACTACGAGCGTATAACTGCGCGCGCCAATGTTAAAGTAAGCGTTGCTGACTTTATTGAAGTGGGTGGTGATGTCAATTTTGTTCATACCGAGTCTATGGGTAGTAACGCTGCTCTTGGCAATAATACCAACCTTTCAAGTTTACGCGATATGGCATTTATTACACCTACGATGGACTATGTTAGTGACGATGGTGAATACATTAGCCCTAACGTAGTTAACCCGGATGGAACATATGGAGTTTTTTATCAAACATCTGTTGCCAATGAAATTGGTAAAGGTTATGATAACCCATATGCCCGCCAAATGGAATTGGACAACCCATCAAAAACAAACCGGGTATTAGCACATGCTTATATTAACCTGGATCTTTATAAAGGCTTGTCTTTTAAATCGATTGCTTCATATAACTTCACTTCGCGCGATGGTTATAGCTGGACTCCGTTAAGGTATCGCTACAACAATGGAGAATCAATTGAATTGTACGGCGTTGATATGACTGAACAGTTTTCAATGAATGCTTCTCAATCCAATGATTTGGCGCTTGAAAGTTACTTTACATACAATTATAAAACGGATATTCATAACCTTACATTGATGGCAGGTAATTCAGTGAGTAAGAGTTATGGCCAGTGGTTAAATGTTTCTGCAAGAGATTTCCCTGCATCTAATATCCGCGATATTGGTTTAACCAATGACCTTGATTCAAAAACTGCAGGTGGTGCTTTCAACCTGCAAACCCGTTACATCTCTTATTATGGAAGAGCAATGTACAGCCTTAAAGATCGTTATATCGTAACAGCAACTATGCGTCGCGACGGTTCTTCAAACTTCGGTGCCGGTAACCGTTGGGGATCTTTCCCATCAGCAGCATTGGCATGGCGTATTTCTGAAGAAAGCTTTATGAGTGCCGTGCCAACAATCAGCAATCTTAAGTTGCGTTTAGGTTGGGGACGTACAGGTAATGCAGGTGGTGCTACTGATTTATCAGTTGAACAA comes from uncultured Draconibacterium sp. and encodes:
- a CDS encoding AGE family epimerase/isomerase, with translation MIKFLILFAGILYLQIFVTGCSTSSSEIKTARLVSETTNNLTENILPFWENYTPDPNGGFYGTVLNDGTPVPEAPKGCVLNARILWTFSNAYMHFKNEAYLELANRAQEYFLAYFIDKEFGGTYWTVQSDGIPLDDQKQCYGIAFAIYGLAAHYQATGKDESLQQAIRLYRTLEKKAFDPLNGGYIESFTRDWKTPEHYGYDGKGVAAKTMNTHLHLLEAYSQLYKAWPDSGLKSQLKGLVDVFQEKIIDKKRWHQNLFLTSEWENLEQIDSYGHDIELSWLLAEAAEVLKDEVLIQESKSIALKLVDTQMQEGINPDGSLLYERKNGKIEGNLSWWPQAESVIAFFNAWQISGDEKYLDAAITTWEWIKNNLVDNEYGGWYEGIGSDGKPNIRRPKVSLWKCPYHNSRMAFEVLARTQKTN
- a CDS encoding glycoside hydrolase family 9 protein produces the protein MTKRSFIFCFLALYCASILQAQEFKLTSSGYFQNQGVDIMAFDDIYPEGHQGGVSLIMHGNRIATNGDIRLEPTPGQWQPVPKQHDRVTNQEKNTITAQLSFPDSSRHITGFNPMVYPDLQINYTVNVEGKGNSVIVTVDLEQPVPQNYLVKVGFNMELFPGALFGKPWIMDDETGSFPMQPNGPTRYEPSNFKHPGNFNPDGKASAEHLAGKGYSPIIADDIVAEPYAQGHHFVVRPNDPYGKFSIESRGAALKLYDGRMNHNNGWFVVRSEIPAGKTKEAIKWIITPNVVEDWQYKPVVQTSQVGYHTNQQKTAIIELDKRTEKTENPQLYKITALGEEEVLSKAGEEWGQFLRYNYLKFDFSEIDAPGLYQVRYGMAASPVFRIDDAVYDRGVWQPVLEYFLPVQMCHMRVNEKYRVWHDDCHMDDARMAPVNFNHIDGYVQGASTLTDYSPGDVVPGLNIGGWHDAGDFDLRVESQAGEAYILALAYEAFGVDYDVTSIDQHQRITEIHQPDGKADILQQIENGALTVIGGYRALGRLYRGIICNNLRQYVMLGDAAAMTDNIPGNDDDRWVFTEDNPYRELTTAAQMAATARVLKGFNDTLSAQALDCAKTLFEVTDANGRSKAAKIHAATELYLTTGDDIYKNYLLSETEFITQAIGFVGWYIGRAEKKINDPAFTKAIREAMSGLYEQIKKQGAETPYGIPYRPKIWGAGWDIQSFGFRQYFLHTAYPDIFSSEYIYNALNFILGCHPGSNTSSFASGIGARSATVGYGLNRADWSYIPGGVVSGTALIRPDFPELLEFPYLWQQVEYVLGGGSSHYMFLALAAQQLLNNK
- a CDS encoding TonB-dependent receptor; the protein is MKKGKLFQVALMMLPMMLLTLWSFGQNVNLQGTVVDDSGTPIPGVSVAVQETTIGTVTDFDGKFNLAVPQGSKVLVFSFVGMLSQEVEIGSQTTFNITMEPDVVGLDEVVVVGYGTIKKSDISGSVASVSTEEMMKKAPTNIAQGLKGAAAGVMVTSQDGAPDANAAVRIRGVATINGSASPLYVVDGVQVGTNANFLNPADIESIEVLKDASATAIYGARGANGVIMITTKKGTKGAARIEFSANFGAQTLPFSLDVQDADSYAESIRTARASDGGVPVLSIWDTQYDGKRKTIDWQKEMTQMALRQQYNLSASGGTEKTQANLSIGYLDNEGLVVNSYYERITARANVKVSVADFIEVGGDVNFVHTESMGSNAALGNNTNLSSLRDMAFITPTMDYVSDDGEYISPNVVNPDGTYGVFYQTSVANEIGKGYDNPYARQMELDNPSKTNRVLAHAYINLDLYKGLSFKSIASYNFTSRDGYSWTPLRYRYNNGESIELYGVDMTEQFSMNASQSNDLALESYFTYNYKTDIHNLTLMAGNSVSKSYGQWLNVSARDFPASNIRDIGLTNDLDSKTAGGAFNLQTRYISYYGRAMYSLKDRYIVTATMRRDGSSNFGAGNRWGSFPSAALAWRISEESFMSAVPTISNLKLRLGWGRTGNAGGATDLSVEQLSSANNLYHFYGSSSSSQSSIGLNGFAQQSVIDTNLKWETNEQVNLGVDVGLYDNKLNITADFFQRTAKDLLIYQTMRPSTGFTTVYTNFGEIQNKGFEFSVNYNTKIGRDWQVGATLTGSSLKNEVIESGSDIFNTNSGTTNDGSNVGAVGGGLSWDNHSICREGYAVGSFYGYRVAGIFANQSEIDQLNAAAVANGFDYYQEAQTQPGDFKYVDINNDGQISEEDMDVLGNGFPKLNYGLMLDATYKNWDFSVYMYGVLGQDILSYSAMKLTTMTPSDDCVSNILSDVVADAWSPTNTDGAYPRLSITDLNANTRTSDAWMKKGDFLKINNIQIGYTLPTNIAKTLKMSGARIYASVQNLATFSSYNKYGDPEVGQGSVLYTGLDTGRYPTPRTYTFGVNIKF